The DNA sequence gtgtttgtctagcatgcacgaagccctgggttccattcctagcaccacaAAGAACAGGTCTGGTGGCCCACACCTAGAATCCCCATAATTCATAGATAAAAGGAGGAAATTCAAGGTCTTCCTTAGCTGCACATAAgagtctcaggccagcctgggacacatgacATATTatctcaaaacagcaaacaagtcatcaaagaaacaaaacccaaaatgttCCTTTGGCTGATGGACCAATTGATCTTGGGAAACCTGCGCCTTGGGCTGCCTTCAGACTTGCTCTGTACCTCAGGCTCTCCTCCAGATAGGCCCGAGTCACCACATTTAGCTTCTTCCTTCTTGTACCTCAGCTTCCAGTCCCACCCGACTGAGTATCTGGCACCTCTCTTAGACAGGAACCTGCCTGTCCGTCTTGATGCTTCATTTAGCATCCCTCTGTCACAGCCCAGCCGCTCACCACATAGCAGCTCTCACAGTATGCCCGCCTCTCCACAGCATAGAAGTGCTGGCCCCGGAGCTGGGCCCGACAGGTAGAACACACAAAGCAACCAATATGGAAGACACGGTCCAGGGCCACAACCCCAGCTCCATCGCCAACCACATCTTCGCCACAGCCACCACACCGACCTGAGGACGGAGAGGAACGAGATCAGTCTCCACAGACCCACGAGAGCAGATCCACCGTCTCCTCCCTGTCCACCCCACCCAGCAGGCCAACTCACCAAAGTACTCCCCACTGGGCGGGCGGCTCATGTCATGCACCAGTTTCTCGGTCAGTCTCTCCAGTTCCTCTTCAGGAGGTTGGCCCAAGGGGCCCTAGAGTGAGAATTGGGGCTTTGAGGCGCTGCCTATAGTCTCAGACACCATAAATGACCCATACGGTCAGGAACCCCCAAATCTCCTCAGAGAACGTCTCTCAGAAGCTGATGGGGGAAAGGAAGCCCCTTCCCTTTGGACATCTTGATCCTTGACCTCTGAGGACCTTAAACCCGGGACTGACTTACGCGCTTATTTATATTTGAGACAGTGCCTCATATAGCCTGGGCTGGCGTGGAACCCATTATGTGCGGCAAATAGGACCTTAATTTACTGATTCTCCTGCCGCTACCTCCCCCAAGCttggtttatacagtgctgggtcTAGAACCTTGGGATTCCTGCATACTAAGCAAGCACTCAAAACAACATCTCCTAAAAACAGTATCTTAGGTATCTTAAGTACCCCTCGGCCTCCACGCCTCCTAATCAATGCCCAGTTACCTCCGGTGACCACAAACCTCAGTGCCCCAGCCCCGGCTTACCTGAGGTTCAtgcccacctcctctccctcctcctgcaggGATATGTACTCCAGGAGCTCCCTCCGGAACCCCCGGTCCTGGCTCTCGGTGGCTCCTAAAGCCAGCCCCCCAGACTTCACCACGACCTGTCAGAGGAAAGTGGGGGCCTGGAAGAGGCCCAGAGGCCTGAGAGGCCCCTCGCCTGGGCAGTCCACAGCCTCTCACAGGCTGAGCCACCTTCACTTGTACAGGGAAAGCAGGGCCAGCTGGCGTGCTCGCGGTAGCATAGGAGGCTGGGGTAGGTCCaccatagggggatgctggaagCATCGGGGTTGGAACAGCACCTCCACTGGGCTTCAGGGAGCCTCCGCGGtaagcatggggtgggggagccTCAAAAGCCTGGGAAGACAAGCAATGCAGAAACAGTAAAGCCAGATCCAAGATCCATGCGTGCCAGGTGGGAACCCCAGGGTAGCAATGACTTCTGACAAGTTCCCATGGGCTAGGCCTGCCAAGGAGGAAGTTCATGATTCCTTGAACCGGGTATTTATTAGTTGCAAAGAGGGTAGGTGGGGAGTGAAGAGGGTAGATTGAGGCTGAGAAGCTAGGGCAGGGAACTGGCTGaggatggggaagcagagacagaacacAGGAAGTCACCTGTCTGTCTGGCCGCCTAGGTGCATGACTGCGACCCCCGTCCAGATCAGCCAACATGCTGGTGAGTGAATCTATCTCAGCATCCAGACTGCCAGGGCGGATGACTCCCCTGTCTGGAGGGAGCCCCTGAGACAGAGgcaaaggaggaagaacaaaTACTGATGACAACCCCGACCTAGATTTCTCTCACCTTGACCCCGAGAGACCCTACCCTCATCTCCACTTCTCACCTGCAGGCGCTGGGGTGTTCCGTGGGATCCCACCCAAGTAGGCCCCCGATCTTCCGGGATCCCCGGAGGCTGATAACAGTGTTCAGGTGGGAGGGGGCAAAAGTTGACCCTGGGGTGAGGCTGGAGTGctaaagggagagagacaggaggtgGGACTGGAAGAAGGGTAACCTCGGTAGAGCTGCCCTTCTCGGGGTGGCTCTCCTCCTTCACATTCCTGGGAGTCTGGGAACCAACCAAGAGTCAGGGAAAGTTGCACAAGAGCAGGGGCCTCTGGTTTGGGAAAGggacagcaggaagcaggcaggcaagggAGAAAAGGTGAAGGAAGGTGGCCACTCCTTCTTCTGTTACTCCTGCGTGTGTGAGAGGGGAACACTTACTTGGTCCGTGGGCCGTTGGTGGGCCCAGGGCGCCTCTGGGCATCGATCTCCCTTGAGGGACTCTGGAGGGTTCTGGCTGCTTCGGGGGAAGCCAGGTGGGCCCCGACATGGTCTGGAATAGGGTTACTCCACTCCAGACAGAGGTCAGGGTCCCCACAAACTCGGAGCCTGGAGCTCAGAGCCTTGggccccttccctccctttccgtCCCACGCCCCGTTTGGGACTCCCGCAAAGAAACTTTTTCaggcttttttttcctcccttcctccccaattTTGGAGACGACCACGCCCCCTGACGTCACCACATTCCAGGGGAGGGTCACGTGGCCCCAAGCCTTATTCTGCAATCCTTCCCCTCTCTGGCCCCCTCCTGTTAAGAGAAGACCGCCCTCCTCCGGAGCCAAGCCGCAGGGTGGGCTGCAGGCcgctctgagag is a window from the Mus caroli chromosome 5, CAROLI_EIJ_v1.1, whole genome shotgun sequence genome containing:
- the Trip6 gene encoding thyroid receptor-interacting protein 6; the encoded protein is MSGPTWLPPKQPEPSRVPQGRSMPRGALGPPTAHGPTLQPHPRVNFCPLPPEHCYQPPGIPEDRGPTWVGSHGTPQRLQGLPPDRGVIRPGSLDAEIDSLTSMLADLDGGRSHAPRRPDRQAFEAPPPHAYRGGSLKPSGGAVPTPMLPASPYGGPTPASYATASTPAGPAFPVQVKVAQPVRGCGLPRRGASQASGPLPGPHFPLTGRGEVWGAGFRSHREPGPGVPEGAPGVHIPAGGGRGGGHEPQGPLGQPPEEELERLTEKLVHDMSRPPSGEYFGRCGGCGEDVVGDGAGVVALDRVFHIGCFVCSTCRAQLRGQHFYAVERRAYCESCYVATLEKCSTCSEPILDRILRAMGKAYHPGCFTCVVCHRGLDGIPFTVDATSQIHCIEDFHRKFAPRCSVCGGAIMPEPGQEETVRIVALDRSFHIGCYKCEECGLLLSSEGECQGCYPLDGHILCKACSAWRIQELSATVTTDC